Proteins from one Sylvia atricapilla isolate bSylAtr1 chromosome 1, bSylAtr1.pri, whole genome shotgun sequence genomic window:
- the LOC136366523 gene encoding gamma-aminobutyric acid type B receptor subunit 2-like yields MHPSPRRPAAATSNPAMLLLLLCLGWAPPGWGWPRGSSRGAAGLPPNATTPISIMGLMPLSQSEEDQKSRIGRGVLPAVQLAMDQIRNESLLNPYFLDLRLYDTEIPCHPQEMP; encoded by the coding sequence ATGCATCCCTCTCCGCGGAGACCGGCCGCTGCCACCTCCAACCCTGCCATGCtactgctgctcctgtgcctgggctgggcgccgccgggctggggctggccgcGGGGCAGCTCCCGAGGGGCGGCCGGGCTGCCCCCCAACGCCACCACGCCGATCTCCATCATGGGCTTGATGCCGCTCAGCCAGTCCGAGGAGGACCAGAAGAGCAGGATCGGCCGGGGAGTGCTGCCCGCCGTGCAGCTGGCCATGGATCAGATCCGCAATGAGTCCCTGCTCAACCCCTATTTCCTGGACCTGCGGCTCTACGACACGGAG